The proteins below come from a single Tachysurus fulvidraco isolate hzauxx_2018 chromosome 13, HZAU_PFXX_2.0, whole genome shotgun sequence genomic window:
- the LOC113658627 gene encoding mannose-specific lectin-like gives MSRNFLSMDKELQKGDFLLSNNGEYKAIFQEDGNFVVYGWKPIWASNTGGQTCAKRLIMQEDCNCVMYSDDTALWHTNTNKSDVKRCRLTLRNDGRLVVENNGDVVWKSTK, from the exons ATGAGTAGGAACTTCTTGTCCATGGACAAAGAGCTCCAGAAGGGTGACTTCCTGTTATCCAACAATGGAGAGTACAAGGCCATCTTTCAG GAGGACGGGAACTTTGTGGTCTACGGCTGGAAGCCGATTTGGGCGTCTAACACTGGTGGACAGACCTGCGCTAAAAGGCTGATCATGCAGGAAGACTGCAACTGTGTCATGTACTCAGATGACACAGCGTTGTggcacaccaacaccaacaagtCCGACGTCAAACGTTGCCGCTTAACTCTGAGGAATGACGGCAGACTGGTTGTGGAGAACAATGGTGATGTTGTGTGGAAATCTACAAAATGA
- the tnfaip8l3 gene encoding tumor necrosis factor alpha-induced protein 8-like protein 3 isoform X2, producing MDSDSGELSEGELSPGPEIFNSKNLALQAQKKILSKMATMAVANLLTDDTSSSILDELYKASREFTKSKKEAHSIIRDVIKIALKLGVLYRNRRFSTDELEAVERFRKKLNQAAMTAVSFHEVEFTFDCGILSQLLLECRDLLHEIVENHLTSRSHARIDRVFNHFSDVQFLAELYGSGDEYRLYLSKICDGINKLLDEGIL from the exons atggattcAGATTCGGGTGAGCTGAGTGAAGGAGAACTTTCTCCAG GGCCCGAGATCTTCAACTCGAAGAATCTGGCCCTGCAGGCTCAAAAGAAGATCCTAAGCAAGATGGCGACGATGGCAGTGGCCAACCTGCTGACGGACGACACGAGCAGCTCCATCTTGGACGAGCTGTACAAGGCAAGCCGAGAGTTCACCAAGAGCAAGAAGGAGGCACACAGCATCATCCGCGACGTCATCAAGATTGCACTGAAGCTCGGCGTGCTCTACCGTAACCGCCGCTTCAGCACCGACGAGCTCGAGGCGGTCGAGCGCTTCCGCAAGAAGCTGAACCAGGCAGCCATGACGGCCGTGAGCTTCCACGAGGTGGAGTTCACCTTCGACTGTGGCATCCTCTCTCAGCTGCTCCTCGAGTGCCGGGATCTACTCCACGAGATTGTGGAGAACCACCTGACATcacgctcacacgcacgcatCGACCGGGTCTTCAACCACTTCTCCGACGTCCAATTCCTGGCCGAGCTTTACGGCTCGGGAGACGAGTACAGACTCTACCTGAGCAAAATCTGTGACGGGATAAACAAACTTCTGGATGAGGGGATACTTTAG
- the tnfaip8l3 gene encoding tumor necrosis factor alpha-induced protein 8-like protein 3 isoform X1: MDSDSGELSEGELSPGFECLECETQHRAVRADHAGPEIFNSKNLALQAQKKILSKMATMAVANLLTDDTSSSILDELYKASREFTKSKKEAHSIIRDVIKIALKLGVLYRNRRFSTDELEAVERFRKKLNQAAMTAVSFHEVEFTFDCGILSQLLLECRDLLHEIVENHLTSRSHARIDRVFNHFSDVQFLAELYGSGDEYRLYLSKICDGINKLLDEGIL, from the exons atggattcAGATTCGGGTGAGCTGAGTGAAGGAGAACTTTCTCCAG GATTTGAGTGTTTGGAGTGTGAGACGCAACACAGAGCCGTGAGAGCTGATCATGCTg GGCCCGAGATCTTCAACTCGAAGAATCTGGCCCTGCAGGCTCAAAAGAAGATCCTAAGCAAGATGGCGACGATGGCAGTGGCCAACCTGCTGACGGACGACACGAGCAGCTCCATCTTGGACGAGCTGTACAAGGCAAGCCGAGAGTTCACCAAGAGCAAGAAGGAGGCACACAGCATCATCCGCGACGTCATCAAGATTGCACTGAAGCTCGGCGTGCTCTACCGTAACCGCCGCTTCAGCACCGACGAGCTCGAGGCGGTCGAGCGCTTCCGCAAGAAGCTGAACCAGGCAGCCATGACGGCCGTGAGCTTCCACGAGGTGGAGTTCACCTTCGACTGTGGCATCCTCTCTCAGCTGCTCCTCGAGTGCCGGGATCTACTCCACGAGATTGTGGAGAACCACCTGACATcacgctcacacgcacgcatCGACCGGGTCTTCAACCACTTCTCCGACGTCCAATTCCTGGCCGAGCTTTACGGCTCGGGAGACGAGTACAGACTCTACCTGAGCAAAATCTGTGACGGGATAAACAAACTTCTGGATGAGGGGATACTTTAG